The Schistocerca cancellata isolate TAMUIC-IGC-003103 chromosome 4, iqSchCanc2.1, whole genome shotgun sequence genome contains a region encoding:
- the LOC126183938 gene encoding trichohyalin-like — translation MVDMDGIIQEFVGMGANYRRSQGGGEVKEEEKSRRRRSQGGGEVKEEEKSRRRRSQGGGEVKEEEKSRRRRSQGGGEVKEEEKSRRRRSQGGGEVKEEEKSRRRRSQGGGEVKEEEKSRRRRSQGGGEVKEEEKSRRRRSQGGGEVKEKEKSRRRRSQGEGEVKEKEKSRRRRSQGEGEVKEKEKSRRRRSQGEGEVKEKEKSRRRRSQGEGEVKEKEKSRRRRSQGEGEVKEKEKSRRRRSQGEGEVKEKEKSRRRRSQGEGEVKEKEKSRRRRSQGEGEVKEKEKSRRRRSQGEGEVKEKEKSRRRRSQGEGEVKEKEKSRRRRSQGEGEVKEKEKSRRRRSQGEGEVKEKEKSRRRRSQGEGEVKEKEKSRRRRSQGEGEVKEKEKSRRRRSQGEGEVKEKEKSRRRRSQGEGEVKEKEKSRRRRSQGEGEVKEKEKSRRRRSQGEGEVKEKEKSKGEVKRRSQKEKSKGEVKRRSQKEKSKGEVKRRSQKENHGRNCASLLNEFLKPKYYTSSVVKPNACLSGVVEGASDLTSDFNLDDAVIILAGINDIHDSRILMEYLRTSGTSEL, via the exons gagaagtcaaggaggaggagaagtcaaggaggaggagaagtcaaggaggaggagaagtcaaggaggaggagaagtcaaggaggaggagaagtcaaggaggaggagaagtcaaggaggaggagaagtcaaggaggaggagaagtcaaggaggaggagaagtcaaggaggaggagaagtcaaggaggaggagaagtcaaggaggaggagaagtcaaggaggaggagaagtcaaggaggaggagaagtcaaggaggaggagaagtcaaggaggaggagaagtcaaggaggaggagaagtcaaggaggaggagaagtcaaggaggaggagaagtcaaggaggaggagaagtcaaggaggaggagaagtcaaggaggaggagaagtcaaggagaaggagaagtcaaggagaaggagaagtcaaggagaaggagaagtcaaggagaaggagaagtcaaggagaaggagaagtcaaggagaaggagaagtcaaggagaaggagaagtcaaggagaaggagaagtcaaggagaaggagaagtcaaggagaaggagaagtcaaggagaaggagaagtcaaggagaaggagaagtcaaggagaaggagaagtcaaggagaaggagaagtcaaggagaaggagaagtcaaggagaaggagaagtcaaggagaaggagaagtcaaggagaaggagaagtcaaggagaaggagaagtcaaggagaaggagaagtcaaggagaaggagaagtcaaggagaaggagaagtcaaggagaaggagaagtcaaggagaaggagaagtcaaggagaaggagaagtcaaggagaaggagaagtcaaggagaaggagaagtcaaggagaaggagaagtcaaggagaaggagaagtcaaggagaaggagaagtcaaggagaaggagaagtcaaggagaaggagaagtcaaggagaaggagaagtcaaggagaaggagaagtcaaggagaaggagaagtcaaggagaaggagaagtcaaggagaaggagaagtcaaggagaaggagaagtcaaggagaaggagaagtcaaggagaaggagaagtcaaggagaaggagaagtcaaggagaaggagaagtcaaggagaaggagaagtcaaggagaaggagaagtcaaggagaaggagaagtcaaggagaaggagaagtcaaggagaaggagaagtcaaggagaaggagaagtcaaggagaaggagaagtcaaggagaaggagaagtcaaggagaaggagaagtcaaggagaaggagaagtcaaggagaaggagaagtcaaggagaaggagaagtcaaggagaaggagaagtcaaaAGGAGAAGTCAAAAGGAGAAGTCAAAAGGAGAAGTCAAAAGGAGAAGTCAAAAGGAGAAGTCAAAAGGAGAAGTCAAAAGGAGAAGTCAAAAGGAGAAGTCAAAAGGAGAA TCATGGGCGAAACTGTGCATCATTGCTAAATGAATTTTTGAAACCCAAGTACTACACATCATCTGTTGTTAAACCAAATGCATGCCTCAGTGGTGTAGTTGAAGGGGCATCAGATCTTACTAGTGATTTCAATTTGGACGATGCAGTTATTATCCTTGCAGGAATAAATGACATTC